From one Brachypodium distachyon strain Bd21 chromosome 4, Brachypodium_distachyon_v3.0, whole genome shotgun sequence genomic stretch:
- the LOC112268639 gene encoding uncharacterized protein LOC112268639, translated as MNMFPVGYMFDKDGLIRRWIDHGLFIPKVDDHLSVLDERLEKAEECFSMLTNRNVITRVSTNKCNHVVEENCHWQVNYFMQQFLASKAAEKGLSFTSGTLTSEGTQGRETLRRLSLHQPDPVLPAQLRKMDLSHTRALAISGKVDGIPLDKFSHLLSLDLEGWQCFKDKDMLLICKMFFLQHLILRKTTGVTKLPPEIKELRHLRTLDKFKLTGGRFTRLPQWCHRLDRLTFIEITVCTLLPGDLGILANLPELECLVLGLHFIPEVEIVIDGEGFAKLDRLSFTCRVPWLNFSKGAMPSLTYLELKIAGSPPSRESVPSGISNLRLLSDVAIRYHPNYTNSPSVKMTVDAVRKGVAEHRMPIHLFINGIEDQEEYVQAVEEEVVARASTSRHSEIEEEE; from the exons ATGAATATGTTTCCTGTAGGTTATATGTTTGACAAGGATGGTCTTATAAGGAGATGGATCGATCATGGGCTATTTATTCCAAAAGTTGATGACCATCTCTCCGTTTTGGATGAACGTCTGGAAAAAGCAGAGGAGTGTTTTTCCATGCTCACCAACAGGAATGTCATCACCAGAGTATCAACCAACAAATGTAATCATGTCGTGGAGGAGAACTGCCATTGGCAAGTCAATTATTTCATGCAACAGTTCCTTGCCTCCAAAGCAGCTGAGAAAGGACTGTCTTTTACCAGTGGCACGCTCACCTCGGAAGGAACACAAGGAAGGGAGACATTACGGCGTCTGTCCCTCCACCAGCCTGATCCGGTGCTCCCAGCGCAGCTGCGGAAAATGGATTTATCGCACACCCGTGCACTGGCTATCTCTGGTAAAGTGGACGGAATCCCTCTTGACAAGTTTAGTCATTTGTTGTCGCTAGACCTTGAAGGTTGGCAGTGCTTCAAGGACAAAGACATGTTGCTGATATGCAAAATGTTCTTCCTCCAGCATCTGATCCTGAGGAAAACCACGGGGGTCACCAAACTCCCACCTGAGATCAAGGAGCTGCGACACCTTCGTACGCTGGAT AAATTTAAGCTGACAGGTGGAAGATTTACCAGGCTACCCCAATGGTGCCATCGTCTCGACAGACTGACCTTCATAGAAATCACGGTCTGCACGCTACTGCCTGGTGATCTTGGTATCCTGGCCAACTTGCCCGAATTGGAGTGTCTTGTGCTAGGCCTGCACTTCATTCCAGAGGTAGAGATAGTGATTGACGGGGAGGGGTTCGCGAAGCTTGACAGATTGTCCTTCACCTGCCGTGTTCCATGGCTTAATTTTAGCAAAGGAGCTATGCCATCGCTCACATATCTTGAACTGAAAATTGCTGGAAGCCCACCAAGTCGAGAGAGCGTGCCTTCAGGTATCAGCAACCTCAGGCTCCTGTCAGATGTTGCCATCCGTTACCATCCAAATTACACAAACAGCCCCAGCGTGAAGATGACAGTCGACGCAGTGAGGAAAGGAGTCGCCGAGCATCGTATGCCGATCCACCTCTTCATTAACGGCATCGAAGACCAGGAGGAGTATGTCCAGGCAGTTGAAGAAGAGGTTGTAGCGAGGGCCAGCACAAGTCGTCACAGCGAAATTGAAGAGGAAGAGTGA
- the LOC100841470 gene encoding eukaryotic translation initiation factor 3 subunit I, translating into MRPILMKGHERPLTFLKYNRDGDLLFSCAKDHAPNVWYADNGERLGTYKGHNGAVWSCDVSRHSTRLLTGSADQTAKLWDVKTGKELFTFRFDAPARSVDFAIGDRLAVITTDSFMGNQPTAQVKRIAEDIEDQTEDSALVISGITGRINRAVWGPGNRTIITAGEDATIRIWDSETGKLLNESDKEVGHQKAISSLSKSLDWSHFLTGSLDKSAKLWDARTLTLIKTYVTERPVNAVDISPTLDHVVIGGGQDAMNVTMTDRRAGKFEAKFFHKILQEEIGGVKGHFGPINALAFNPDGRSFSSGGEDGYVRLHHFDPDYFNIKM; encoded by the exons atgAGGCCGATCCTGATGAAAGGGCACGAGCGCCCGCTCACGTTCCTCAAGTACAACCGTGACGGCGACCTGCTCTTCTCCTGCGCCAAGGACCACGCCCCCAACGTCTGGTACGCCGACAACGGCGAGCGCCTCGGCACCTACAAGGGCCACAACGGCGCCGTCTGGTCCTGCGACGTCTCGCGCCACTCCACACGCCTCCTCACGGGGAGCGCCGACCAGACTGCCAAGCTCTGGGACGTCAAGACAGGGAAGGAGCTATTCACCTTCCGGTTCGACGCACCCGCCCGCTCCGTCGACTTCGCCATCGGCGACCGCCTCGCCGTCATCACCACCGACAGCTTCATGGGCAACCAACCCACCGCCCAGGTCAAGCGCATCGCCGAGGACATCGAAGACC AGACGGAGGACTCGGCTCTCGTGATCTCCGGCATCACGGGGAGGATCAACAGGGCCGTTTGGGGGCCGGGCAACCGGACCATCATCACCGCTGGGGAGGATGCCACCATCCGCATCTGGGACTCTGAG ACTGGAAAACTGCTGAATGAGTCAGACAAGGAAGTTGGACATCAGAAGGCAATTAGTTCACTGTCAAAATCTTTAGATTGGTCTCATTTCCTTACAGGTTCCTTGGATAAGTCTGCTAAG CTATGGGATGCAAGAACTCTGACCCTGATCAAGACATATGTCACAGAGCGACCTGTTAATGCTGTTGACATATCTCCTACTCTTGATCAT GTGGTTATTGGAGGTGGACAAGATGCTATGAACGTGACTATGACAGACCGCCGTGCCGGTAAATTTGAAGCTAAATTTTTCCACAAG ATCTTACAAGAGGAAATTGGTGGTGTGAAAGGACATTTTGGACCAATCAATGCATTGGCATTTAATCCTGATGGTCGGAG CTTTTCAAGTGGAGGTGAGGATGGATATGTAAGGCTACACCATTTTGATCCTGACTACTTCAACATCAAGATGTAA